One Solanum pennellii chromosome 10, SPENNV200 genomic region harbors:
- the LOC114074376 gene encoding uncharacterized protein LOC114074376 translates to MENVPIFIKHNGVWESDYSFVNFSVNGVLITSGCNFKELVSVIANQLEKDLDTNLIDIKYIVKDGYPPMTVHSDMSVRVYIELKRMNAEFTMYPLCVTFKDKCTARSCSNVNLATVSSDGIQSENKPDTYLPDVVEMISPVRGTDCNGIQGDDKGIMNNQLDTVEIMNSVHGEDSNGVRGDEEGIINNVDIVEPISSVHGEDWNGMLDDDRGIVLIDNPRHQDVVEGQLYLDKETIVNVIRHYAIRNNFQFRVERSSSTSYCLLCPEENCSWCFKSSSLHKSKLFKIRMFNDVHTCSIEERLQSRLSSAGIIGGMIRNKYADSDSVYSPADIIRDMKKDYGVDLSYMRAWRSKQKALKMLRGNKIESYGKLPSYLHMLTHTNPGSIAELQKSEGGSFLYVFVSLDASIKGWKYCKPIVIVNASLLESAHRGTLIMAYTQDAAGRIFLLAYSVVDSENDASWKWFFERFRDAYGAREGMCIVSDMHESISKATSIVHPEVLHCICMFHLWNNIKTRYTKIHTPVKELFFASARAYTIEEFERHMVAINNIDKRVGECLLEVGYRRWSRVHSKVNGTTIMTSNIVESMNTVNHYARDQPILHLLEYMTKLVQDWHYANKINALETSTKLGKKYEDIMKENYTTSQRMTVKPSSDYVYTVIDDEKQFEVNLRERTCTCIRFQMDEMPCPHALAVITFKSMDAYQYCSVFYNKDHLLKTYDISTYPVPDESIWDIPREVLEEVVLPPTGKIRPGRPKRLRI, encoded by the exons ATGGAAAATGTACCTATTTTTATAAAGCACAATGGAGTATGGGAAAGTGACTATAGTTTTGTGAATTTTTCTGTGAATGGTGTTTTGATTACTTCTGGATGCAATTTTAAAGAATTAGTTTCCGTTATAGCGAATCAGCTTGAGAAGGATTTGGATACTAATTTGATAGATATCAAGTACATAGTGAAGGATGGATATCCACCCATGACGGTACACAGTGATATGAGTGTTAGAGTGTATATTGAACTGAAAAGGATGAATGCAGAATTCACAATGTATCCGCTTTGCGTAACGTTTAAGGATAAGTGTACTGCTAGAAGTTGTTCAAATGTGAACCTTGCTACTGTTTCATCTGATGGTATACAGAGTGAAAATAAACCTGATACATATTTGCCTGATGTCGTTGAGATGATAAGTCCTGTTCGTGGAACGGATTGCAATGGTATACAAGGTGATGATAAGGGTATAATGAACAACCAATTAGATACAGTTGAGATTATGAATTCTGTTCATGGGGAGGACTCTAATGGCGTACGAGGTGATGAGGAAGGTATAATAAACAACGTAGATATTGTTGAGCCGATAAGTTCTGTTCATGGGGAGGATTGGAATGGTATGCTCGATGATGATAGAGGTATAGTATTAATAGACAACCCACGGCATCAAGATGTTGTAGAGGGTCAATTGTACCTAGATAAAGAGACCATCGTCAATGTTATAAGGCATTATGCCATCCGAAATAACTTTCAGTTTAGAGTTGAAAGGTCGAGTAGCACCAG TTATTGTCTTTTATGCCCGGAAGAAAATTGTTCCTGGTGTTTTAAGTCTTCAAGCCTGCACAAGTCAAAGCTTTTCAAAATAAGAATGTTCAATGATGTTCACACATGCTCGATAGAGGAAAGATTACAGTCACGTCTCTCTTCTGCGGGGATCATTGGAGGTATGATCAGGAACAAGTATGCTGACTCGGATTCTGTATATTCTCCAGCAGACATAATACGTGACATGAAAAAAGATTACGGTGTGGACTTGAGCTATATGAGGGCTTGGAGATCGAAGCAGAAGGCTCTTAAAATGTTGAGAGGGAACAAAATCGAATCATATGGTAAGCTGCCGAGCTACCTGCACATGTTGACACATACAAACCCTGGATCCATAGCGGAACTACAAAAATCAGAAGGTGGCtcctttttgtatgtttttgtatCGTTGGATGCATCAATTAAGGGATGGAAATATTGCAAGCCTATTGTGATAGTTAATGCGAGTTTGCTAGAATCAGCACACAGGGGGACTTTAATCATGGCTTACACACAAGATGCAGCCG GTAGAATATTTTTGCTCGCATACAGCGTGGTTGATTCGGAGAATGATGCATCTTGGAAGTGGTTCTTCGAAAGGTTCAGGGACGCTTATGGTGCTAGGGAAGGGATGTGCATAGTATCGGACATGCATGAAAGCATCTCAAAAGCGACTTCGATTGTGCATCCAGAAGTGCTTCACTGTATATGTATGTTCCATTTGTGGAACAACATAAAGACAAGGTACACAAAAATTCATACACCTGTCAAGGAACTGTTCTTCGCATCGGCCAGAGCATATACGATTGAAGAATTTGAGCGACATATGGTTGCGATAAATAATATCGATAAGAGGGTTGGAGAATGCTTGTTGGAGGTTGGATATCGTAGATGGTCAAGAGTGCATTCCAAAGTCAATGGGACCACGATTATGACTTCAAACATTGTGGAGTCGATGAATACAGTGAACCATTACGCAAGAGATCAACCAATACTGCATTTGCTGGAATACATGACGAAGTTGGTTCAAGATTGGCATTATGCGAACAAGATAAATGCATTAGAGACATCCACGAAGCTGGGcaaaaaatatgaagatatCATGAAGGAAAATTACACTACATCTCAGAGGATGACG GTGAAGCCTTCCTCTGATTACGTATACACTGTCATTGACGATGAAAAACAATTTGAGGTGAACTTGAGAGAGAGAACCTGCACTTGCATAAGGTTTCAAATGGATGAAATGCCATGCCCACACGCTCTGGCAGTTATAACGTTCAAAAGCATGGATGCATATCAATATTGCTCTGTCTTCTACAACAAGGATCACTTGCTGAAAACGTATGACATATCTACGTATCCAGTTCCCGATGAAAGCATTTGGGACATTCCTAGAGAGGTCTTAGAAGAAGTAGTTCTACCACCAACGGGGAAGATTAGACCGGGGAGGCCAAAAAGGTTGAGAATCTAG